One genomic segment of Rhizobium viscosum includes these proteins:
- a CDS encoding 4-oxalomesaconate tautomerase gives MNDLLSIPCVLMRGGTSKGPFFLAADLPTDPAARDQVLLSVMGSGHPLQIDGIGGGNPITSKVAIIGRSTVPGVHVDYLFAQVRVDQQIVDTSPNCGNMLAAVGPFAIEAGLVAVSGETTIVRINNVNTGKVIEAEVPTPYGKVAYLGDAAIDGVPGRAAPIALTFMDAAGARTGRLFPTGAPIENINGVDVTCIDCAMPMILMEAEAFGVSGYETSAELNANSALLQRMEAVRLSAGELMGMGDVREQVTPKPVLVSRPRNGGALNVRYFMPHECHPSLATTGAVGIATACISEGTVASHLVGVRTPPIILSLEHPSGSLDVKLQQRDGKIVAGILRTARRLFEGRVFAKPVKNLICAA, from the coding sequence ATGAACGATCTGCTTTCCATTCCATGCGTCTTGATGCGCGGGGGTACCTCGAAAGGTCCCTTTTTTCTTGCTGCTGACCTTCCAACCGATCCGGCAGCAAGGGATCAGGTCCTTCTGTCCGTCATGGGCTCGGGCCACCCCCTTCAGATTGACGGGATTGGTGGTGGGAACCCGATAACAAGCAAGGTGGCGATCATCGGAAGAAGTACGGTTCCCGGCGTGCATGTCGATTACCTCTTTGCGCAGGTGCGCGTCGATCAGCAGATCGTCGATACCTCGCCGAACTGTGGCAACATGCTTGCGGCGGTCGGACCGTTTGCGATTGAAGCGGGACTTGTGGCCGTATCGGGAGAGACGACGATTGTCCGCATCAACAACGTTAATACGGGCAAGGTGATCGAGGCTGAAGTGCCTACTCCCTATGGCAAGGTCGCGTATCTTGGTGACGCTGCCATCGACGGCGTACCGGGACGGGCAGCGCCGATCGCCCTTACTTTTATGGATGCGGCCGGCGCCCGGACAGGCAGGCTCTTTCCCACGGGCGCGCCGATCGAGAACATAAACGGTGTAGACGTCACCTGCATCGATTGCGCGATGCCTATGATCCTCATGGAGGCGGAAGCTTTCGGTGTCAGCGGCTACGAAACGTCCGCCGAGCTTAACGCGAATTCCGCCCTTCTACAGCGGATGGAGGCGGTGCGCCTCAGCGCCGGCGAACTCATGGGTATGGGAGACGTGCGTGAACAGGTGACACCGAAGCCTGTCCTGGTCTCGCGCCCGAGGAATGGCGGCGCGCTCAATGTGCGCTATTTCATGCCACATGAGTGCCACCCATCGCTCGCAACGACTGGAGCAGTTGGGATTGCGACCGCATGCATCAGCGAGGGCACGGTCGCTTCGCACCTCGTGGGCGTGCGGACCCCACCGATCATTCTATCGCTTGAACACCCGAGCGGAAGTCTCGATGTCAAACTTCAGCAGCGCGACGGCAAGATCGTCGCAGGTATCCTGCGGACCGCCAGGCGGCTCTTCGAAGGCCGCGTCTTCGCCAAGCCCGTCAAAAATCTGATTTGTGCTGCATAA
- a CDS encoding ABC transporter substrate-binding protein, translating to MKKLILALAATVVFAGSAYAESVRISVGSYNLNNLPFPVAQGLGLYKQEGLDVTVENFASGGSKTLQALVAGSTDVAVGFYDHTIQMQSQRKDVVAFVELARNSGLVLAGGKNSTFDPAKPETIKGAKIGITAPGSSSDFFVRYYLQRHKISADEVSIIGVGSGSAAVAALEQGKIDLLVNYDPAATFVVEKGVGKILIDARNDEGAKEIYGGLYPTSVLYATQSYISDNPETIQKVTNATVKALKWMEDHTAAEIVEKLPPEFISGDKETYVKAIENARAIFSTDGMLSEDDIKTPLAVLQSFNEKVAAAKIDLSKTYTNEFVTKVPKAASN from the coding sequence ATGAAGAAGCTAATCTTGGCACTCGCCGCAACCGTGGTTTTCGCGGGCTCTGCTTACGCCGAGTCCGTGCGAATAAGCGTCGGCTCCTATAACCTGAACAACTTGCCGTTTCCTGTGGCCCAGGGCCTCGGCCTTTACAAGCAAGAGGGACTGGACGTCACGGTCGAGAATTTCGCGTCCGGCGGCTCAAAGACGCTCCAGGCGCTTGTTGCCGGCTCAACGGACGTTGCGGTCGGCTTCTATGACCACACGATCCAGATGCAGTCTCAGCGCAAGGATGTGGTCGCGTTTGTCGAGTTGGCCCGCAATTCGGGCCTCGTCCTTGCGGGCGGCAAGAACTCTACGTTCGATCCAGCCAAGCCCGAAACCATCAAGGGTGCGAAGATAGGGATCACGGCGCCCGGTTCGTCGTCAGATTTCTTCGTTCGCTACTATCTGCAGCGCCACAAGATCTCGGCCGATGAGGTCTCGATCATTGGTGTCGGCTCTGGATCGGCCGCCGTTGCCGCGCTGGAACAGGGAAAGATCGACCTGCTCGTCAACTACGACCCGGCTGCGACGTTCGTCGTCGAAAAGGGTGTGGGAAAGATACTCATCGACGCGAGAAACGACGAAGGCGCAAAGGAGATCTATGGGGGCCTCTATCCGACCTCAGTCCTTTACGCGACACAGTCCTACATCTCCGACAACCCGGAAACGATCCAGAAGGTGACGAACGCGACGGTGAAGGCGCTGAAATGGATGGAGGATCATACCGCCGCGGAGATCGTCGAGAAGCTGCCTCCGGAGTTCATTTCCGGCGACAAGGAAACCTACGTGAAGGCCATTGAGAACGCCCGTGCGATCTTCTCGACCGATGGAATGCTCAGCGAAGACGACATCAAAACTCCCCTCGCAGTCCTCCAATCCTTCAACGAGAAGGTCGCGGCTGCAAAAATCGACTTGAGCAAAACCTACACCAACGAGTTTGTAACCAAGGTGCCCAAAGCGGCATCGAACTAA
- a CDS encoding ABC transporter ATP-binding protein, with protein sequence MTVAAFKPTMQTPQPAPAARGMVSIENVTMAFGSFVAVQDVNLNVADGEFVAIVGPTGCGKSTILNAIAGLLKPAQGSVMIDGKPVVGVQNDIGYLFQQDALLPWKTAIENVELGPMFQGTGARERRERSLEWLAKVGLKGFEDRYPHQLSGGQRKRVQMAQALITGPKVILMDEPFSALDIHTRHLMQNELLRLWQEERRAVVLITHDLEEAIALGDRVVVLAAGPRSRVIDSFPVGLERPRDVAEIKLDPRFTDLYRNIWASLRGEVEKSYARHD encoded by the coding sequence ATGACCGTGGCGGCCTTCAAGCCAACCATGCAGACGCCGCAGCCGGCGCCCGCAGCCCGAGGAATGGTGTCGATCGAGAACGTCACCATGGCCTTTGGATCCTTCGTCGCCGTTCAGGACGTCAACCTGAACGTCGCCGACGGAGAATTTGTCGCGATCGTCGGCCCGACGGGTTGCGGAAAGAGCACGATTCTCAACGCGATCGCGGGATTGCTCAAGCCGGCGCAGGGCAGCGTCATGATCGACGGCAAGCCAGTTGTCGGGGTCCAGAACGATATCGGCTATCTCTTTCAACAGGATGCGTTGCTGCCCTGGAAGACCGCTATCGAGAACGTCGAGCTCGGCCCGATGTTCCAGGGAACGGGCGCAAGAGAACGGCGCGAGCGTTCCTTGGAGTGGCTTGCTAAAGTGGGCCTGAAGGGCTTCGAAGATCGTTATCCGCATCAGCTTTCTGGCGGTCAGCGCAAACGCGTGCAGATGGCCCAGGCTCTGATCACCGGCCCGAAAGTGATCTTGATGGACGAGCCCTTTTCGGCTCTCGACATTCACACACGGCATCTGATGCAGAACGAGCTCCTTCGCCTCTGGCAGGAGGAGCGCCGCGCCGTCGTGCTCATCACCCACGATCTTGAGGAGGCGATCGCTCTCGGCGACCGCGTCGTCGTACTGGCAGCCGGACCGCGTTCGCGGGTAATCGACAGCTTCCCGGTCGGCCTCGAGCGTCCACGAGATGTCGCGGAAATCAAGCTCGACCCGAGGTTCACAGACCTCTATCGCAACATCTGGGCTTCCCTGCGTGGCGAAGTGGAGAAAAGCTATGCACGCCATGACTGA
- a CDS encoding ABC transporter permease has protein sequence MHAMTERLIQLTLLIVVVGGWQLGVNAGVIDVFFFPSPVDIFHQVLTWVTDPSFYKHVTITLTETVLGYVIGTVLGVGAGVWLGLSRSMARILDPFIKGLNAIPRVVLAPIFVLWLGLGLWSKVALAVTLVFFVTFFNAMQGVREVNPVVLSNTRILGAKRFDLLRHVYFPAAASWILSSLRTSVGFAVVGAIIGEYLGASAGLGYLIAQAEGNFDAVGVFAGIVILAVFVLLIDLVLDLLESRLIKWRPKVAERPA, from the coding sequence ATGCACGCCATGACTGAACGACTTATCCAACTCACACTTCTGATCGTCGTCGTCGGAGGATGGCAGCTCGGCGTGAACGCCGGAGTGATCGACGTATTTTTCTTCCCATCCCCCGTCGATATCTTCCACCAGGTGCTGACCTGGGTAACTGACCCGTCTTTCTACAAGCACGTGACGATCACGCTGACCGAGACGGTTCTCGGTTACGTCATTGGCACGGTCCTTGGGGTAGGAGCTGGCGTGTGGCTAGGTCTGTCCCGGTCGATGGCACGGATCCTCGATCCCTTCATCAAAGGGCTTAACGCCATTCCTCGTGTCGTTCTTGCCCCGATCTTTGTGCTGTGGCTTGGGCTCGGCCTATGGTCGAAGGTCGCGCTCGCGGTGACGTTGGTCTTCTTCGTGACCTTCTTCAACGCCATGCAGGGCGTCCGCGAAGTTAATCCGGTCGTCCTTTCAAATACACGTATCCTGGGCGCCAAGCGTTTCGATCTGCTCCGCCATGTCTATTTCCCGGCTGCGGCGAGCTGGATTCTCTCCTCGCTTCGCACTTCAGTTGGTTTTGCAGTGGTCGGTGCAATCATTGGTGAATATCTCGGCGCGTCTGCCGGGCTGGGCTACCTGATCGCCCAAGCAGAAGGCAATTTCGACGCAGTCGGCGTTTTTGCGGGAATCGTCATTCTTGCCGTGTTCGTGCTCCTCATCGACCTGGTGCTGGATTTGCTTGAGTCCCGACTGATCAAGTGGCGCCCGAAAGTAGCGGAAAGGCCCGCGTGA
- a CDS encoding transglutaminase family protein, giving the protein MRLKISHLTEYRYDEPAQFSLQRLRLTPPTSVGQTVLNWSLHVEGAKPEVEYDDQFGNHVNLVSLEGEQKVTRIVAEGEVETEDRNGVTGPHTGFCPLWLFLRETPLTKSGKLVKELIKSVTGENELARMHALMAAIHEAVEYKPGTSGTETTAEQALERKTGVCQDHAHIFVAAARALEIPARYVSGYLMMEEKVDQAATHAWGEAHIPGLGWVGFDPANKICPDERYVRMASGLCYRDAAPVSGMRIGTPGEKLSVTVKVENGDQMQSQSQS; this is encoded by the coding sequence ATGAGACTGAAGATCAGCCACCTCACCGAATACCGCTACGACGAACCGGCGCAGTTTTCCCTGCAGCGGCTGCGCCTGACGCCGCCGACATCAGTCGGCCAGACCGTGCTCAACTGGTCGCTGCATGTCGAGGGCGCCAAGCCGGAAGTCGAATATGACGACCAGTTCGGCAACCACGTGAACCTCGTCTCGCTGGAAGGCGAACAAAAGGTGACCCGCATCGTCGCCGAAGGCGAAGTTGAAACCGAAGATCGCAACGGCGTGACCGGCCCTCATACCGGCTTCTGCCCGCTCTGGCTCTTCCTGCGCGAGACGCCGCTGACGAAGAGCGGCAAGCTGGTGAAGGAATTGATCAAGAGCGTGACCGGCGAGAACGAGCTTGCCCGCATGCATGCGCTGATGGCGGCAATCCACGAGGCGGTGGAATACAAGCCCGGCACCAGCGGGACCGAAACGACTGCCGAACAGGCGCTCGAGAGGAAGACCGGCGTCTGCCAGGACCATGCCCATATTTTCGTTGCCGCCGCCCGCGCGCTTGAGATCCCCGCGCGTTACGTCTCCGGCTATCTGATGATGGAAGAAAAAGTCGATCAGGCCGCAACGCACGCCTGGGGCGAGGCGCATATTCCCGGCCTCGGCTGGGTCGGCTTCGATCCCGCCAACAAGATCTGCCCGGACGAGCGGTATGTCCGCATGGCCTCAGGCCTCTGCTACCGCGATGCCGCGCCTGTTTCAGGCATGCGCATCGGCACGCCGGGCGAGAAACTGTCGGTCACCGTCAAGGTAGAGAACGGCGACCAGATGCAGAGCCAAAGCCAGAGCTGA
- a CDS encoding alpha-E domain-containing protein: MLGRTANGLYWMFRYIERAENIARLVDAGLRMSLTRSDAGDDNWDGVLQSAGVRELYDESHSKLTGPDVIDYMLRDRSNASSVMSCIDFGRNNARMVRTALTRETWEATNECWIDLKELLSKKLKAAELPEVIDVIKHRAGLIRGAFHGSMLRNELYNFARIGTFIERADNTSRILDVKYYVLLPSISQVGSSVDNVQWESILRSVSAHRSYSWAYDGEYRAMNIADFLILNGQMPRSLAYCYEKIVSNLGYIAKDYGERLAAHDTADAIRATLQTLKIKDVMDQGLHEFLEDFVAHNNKLGNEISDGYRFYV, translated from the coding sequence ATGCTCGGAAGAACTGCAAACGGGCTCTACTGGATGTTCCGGTATATCGAGCGCGCCGAAAATATCGCACGTCTTGTCGATGCCGGCCTGCGCATGTCGCTGACGCGCAGTGACGCCGGTGATGACAATTGGGACGGCGTGCTGCAAAGCGCCGGCGTGCGCGAACTCTATGACGAAAGCCATTCGAAGCTGACCGGTCCTGACGTGATCGACTACATGCTGCGCGATCGTTCCAATGCGTCGAGCGTCATGTCCTGCATCGATTTCGGCCGCAACAACGCCCGCATGGTGCGCACCGCGCTGACACGCGAGACCTGGGAAGCGACCAACGAATGCTGGATCGATCTCAAGGAACTGCTGTCGAAAAAGCTGAAGGCGGCGGAACTCCCTGAAGTCATCGATGTCATCAAGCATCGCGCCGGCCTCATCCGCGGCGCCTTCCATGGTTCGATGTTGCGCAACGAGCTCTATAATTTCGCCCGCATCGGCACCTTCATCGAGCGCGCGGACAATACGAGCCGCATCCTCGACGTGAAATATTACGTGCTGCTGCCCTCGATCTCGCAGGTCGGCTCCTCGGTCGACAACGTTCAGTGGGAATCGATCCTGCGTTCGGTCTCCGCCCACCGCTCTTACAGCTGGGCCTATGACGGCGAATACCGTGCCATGAACATTGCCGACTTCCTGATCCTGAACGGTCAGATGCCGCGTTCGCTCGCCTATTGCTACGAGAAGATCGTCAGCAACCTTGGCTATATTGCCAAGGACTATGGCGAGCGGCTGGCAGCGCACGATACGGCGGATGCCATTCGCGCCACGCTGCAGACCCTGAAGATCAAGGATGTCATGGATCAGGGCCTGCATGAGTTCCTCGAGGATTTCGTCGCGCACAACAACAAGCTCGGCAATGAAATCTCCGACGGCTACCGGTTCTATGTTTAA
- a CDS encoding circularly permuted type 2 ATP-grasp protein yields the protein MAFDEMITGDESPRAPYEKYFEWYNSQDRAHLISKSRDAENIFRKTGITFAVYGHADSSEKLIPFDIIPRIISAREWRKLAQGIEQRVIALNAFLDDIYHKQEIIRAGRIPRELIEKNVAFLPEMIGFRPPGGVYTHIVGTDIVRTGEDQFYVLEDNARTPSGVSYMLENRETMMQMFPELFHENKVQRVEDYPYLLRQSLASLAPPGCKGKPRVAVLTPGIYNSAYYEHSFLADTMGVELVEGSDLRVIDGKVKMRTTRGYEAIDVLYRRVDDDFLDPLTFRPESALGIPGIMDVYRSGNITIANAPGTGISDDKAIYSYMPEIVEFYTGRKPILENVPTWRCSEAGSLKYVLEHLEELVVKEVHGSGGYGMLVGPTASKKERADFAEKLKAKPSNYIAQPTLSLSTVPILVNKGIAPRHVDLRPYVLVSDKVQIIPGGLTRVALKQGSLVVNSSQGGGTKDTWVLED from the coding sequence TTGGCATTTGATGAAATGATCACCGGAGACGAAAGTCCCCGAGCGCCATATGAAAAATACTTTGAGTGGTACAACAGCCAAGACCGGGCACACCTGATTTCAAAGTCCCGCGACGCTGAAAACATCTTCCGCAAAACCGGCATCACCTTCGCGGTTTACGGCCACGCCGACAGTTCCGAAAAGCTCATCCCCTTCGACATCATCCCTCGCATCATCTCCGCCCGCGAGTGGCGCAAGCTTGCCCAGGGCATCGAGCAGCGGGTGATCGCGCTGAACGCCTTCCTCGACGATATCTATCACAAGCAGGAAATCATCCGCGCCGGCCGCATTCCGCGCGAGCTGATCGAGAAGAACGTTGCCTTCCTGCCCGAGATGATCGGCTTCCGGCCGCCGGGTGGTGTCTACACTCATATCGTCGGCACCGATATCGTACGAACGGGCGAAGACCAGTTCTATGTGCTGGAGGATAATGCCCGCACGCCGTCAGGCGTCAGCTACATGCTGGAAAACCGGGAAACCATGATGCAGATGTTCCCTGAACTCTTCCACGAGAACAAGGTGCAGCGCGTCGAGGACTATCCCTATCTCCTGCGCCAGAGCCTCGCCTCGCTCGCCCCTCCCGGCTGCAAGGGCAAGCCGCGCGTCGCCGTTTTGACCCCCGGCATCTACAACTCCGCTTACTACGAACATTCCTTCCTTGCCGACACGATGGGTGTCGAGCTGGTCGAGGGCTCGGATCTGCGCGTCATCGACGGCAAGGTGAAGATGCGCACGACGCGCGGCTACGAGGCGATCGACGTGCTCTATCGCCGCGTCGACGACGATTTCCTCGACCCGCTCACCTTCCGCCCGGAATCGGCCCTCGGCATTCCCGGCATCATGGATGTCTACCGCTCCGGCAATATCACCATCGCCAATGCGCCCGGCACCGGCATTTCCGATGACAAGGCGATCTATTCCTACATGCCCGAGATCGTCGAGTTCTATACGGGCCGCAAGCCGATCCTCGAGAATGTGCCGACCTGGCGTTGCTCAGAGGCCGGCAGCCTGAAATATGTGCTGGAACATCTGGAGGAGCTGGTCGTCAAGGAAGTGCACGGCTCCGGTGGCTACGGCATGCTCGTGGGCCCGACCGCTTCCAAGAAGGAACGCGCCGATTTCGCCGAGAAGCTGAAGGCAAAGCCCAGCAACTACATCGCCCAGCCGACGCTGTCGCTGTCCACCGTTCCGATCCTCGTCAACAAGGGTATCGCACCCCGCCATGTCGACCTGCGCCCCTATGTGCTGGTCTCCGACAAGGTGCAGATCATTCCGGGCGGGCTCACCCGCGTGGCGCTGAAGCAGGGCTCGCTGGTCGTCAATTCCAGCCAGGGCGGCGGCACCAAAGACACCTGGGTATTGGAGGACTGA
- a CDS encoding DEAD/DEAH box helicase gives MPRSGVYVWRALKGYDLTNFESLGVSKPVVATLFQLGIETPTPIQEQAIPLLIQGRDLIGLAQTGTGKTAAFGLPLIERLLKEEKRPDNRSVRTLILAPTRELVNQIADNLRKFIRKSPLRINVVVGGVSINKQQLQLEKGTDILVATPGRLLDLCNRNAITLTAVRYLVLDEADQMLDLGFVHDLRKIAKMVPKRRQTMLFSATMPKAIADLAGDYLTDPVKVEVTPPGKAADKVEQYVHFVPGKNDKTVLLKKSLTENPDGRAIVFLRTKHGAEKLAKHLEQVGYSVASIHGNKSQGQRERALKGFRDGAIKTLIATDVAARGIDIPAVSHVFNYDLPEVPDAYVHRIGRTARAGRDGIAIAFCAPDEARLLRDIEKLMGIDITVASGEPPADLRAAPRSNNRGRGQNQQRGQGGRGEGGERREGGHRGGERREGGRSETRNGSGRPASHGDRRPRHDGDVTEVRGGEERRARPPRNDQRNNRNQDFRGQRRHEQAPDLGPDNDLASTSDFRPARNQQQRPAQPAEATGHHRGNKQHVHGRPPRNHGDQQPQGDQRREGNGGLRRKGRNGGGPRRERA, from the coding sequence ATGCCGCGATCCGGCGTTTATGTTTGGCGCGCCCTAAAAGGTTATGACTTGACCAATTTTGAATCGCTCGGTGTCTCCAAGCCGGTCGTCGCCACCCTGTTCCAGCTCGGCATCGAAACGCCGACCCCCATTCAGGAACAGGCTATCCCCCTTCTCATCCAGGGCCGTGACCTGATCGGCCTTGCCCAGACCGGCACCGGCAAGACCGCTGCCTTCGGCCTGCCGCTCATCGAGCGCCTGCTCAAGGAAGAAAAGCGTCCCGACAACCGCTCCGTTCGCACGCTGATCCTGGCCCCGACCCGCGAACTGGTTAACCAGATCGCCGACAACCTCCGGAAATTCATCCGCAAGTCGCCGCTACGCATCAATGTCGTCGTCGGCGGCGTCTCCATCAACAAGCAGCAGCTGCAACTCGAGAAGGGTACCGACATCCTCGTCGCCACGCCCGGTCGTCTGCTCGACCTCTGCAACCGCAACGCCATCACGCTGACCGCCGTGCGCTATCTCGTGCTCGATGAAGCCGACCAGATGCTGGATCTCGGCTTCGTGCATGACCTACGCAAGATCGCCAAGATGGTGCCGAAGCGCCGCCAGACCATGCTGTTTTCGGCCACCATGCCGAAGGCGATTGCCGATCTCGCCGGCGATTACCTGACCGATCCCGTCAAGGTCGAAGTGACCCCCCCGGGCAAGGCTGCCGACAAGGTCGAGCAGTATGTGCACTTCGTCCCCGGCAAGAACGACAAGACGGTTCTGCTCAAGAAGTCGCTGACCGAAAACCCCGATGGCCGCGCCATCGTCTTCCTGCGCACCAAGCATGGCGCCGAAAAGCTCGCCAAGCACCTGGAACAGGTCGGCTACTCCGTCGCCTCCATCCACGGCAACAAGAGCCAGGGCCAGCGCGAACGCGCGCTCAAGGGCTTCCGCGACGGCGCCATCAAGACGCTGATCGCCACCGACGTCGCCGCCCGCGGCATCGATATCCCGGCTGTCAGCCACGTCTTCAACTACGACCTGCCGGAAGTGCCTGACGCCTACGTGCACCGCATCGGCCGCACGGCCCGCGCCGGCCGCGACGGCATCGCGATTGCCTTCTGCGCTCCGGATGAAGCCCGCCTGCTGCGCGATATCGAAAAGCTGATGGGCATCGACATCACCGTTGCCAGCGGCGAGCCGCCGGCTGACCTGCGTGCCGCCCCCCGCAGCAACAATCGCGGCCGCGGCCAGAACCAGCAGCGCGGCCAGGGTGGCCGTGGTGAAGGTGGCGAACGTCGCGAAGGTGGCCACCGCGGCGGCGAACGCCGTGAAGGCGGCCGCAGCGAAACCCGCAATGGCAGCGGCCGTCCGGCCAGCCATGGCGACCGCCGTCCGCGTCACGATGGCGACGTCACCGAAGTGCGCGGCGGTGAAGAGCGTCGTGCTCGCCCCCCGCGCAACGATCAGCGCAACAACCGCAACCAGGACTTCCGCGGCCAGCGTCGCCACGAACAGGCACCGGATCTCGGCCCGGACAATGATCTGGCTTCGACCTCGGATTTCCGCCCTGCCCGCAATCAGCAGCAGCGCCCGGCTCAGCCGGCTGAGGCAACCGGCCATCATCGCGGTAACAAGCAGCACGTCCATGGCCGCCCGCCGCGCAATCACGGCGACCAGCAGCCGCAGGGCGATCAGCGCCGTGAGGGCAACGGCGGTCTCCGCCGCAAGGGCCGCAATGGCGGCGGCCCGCGTCGCGAACGCGCTTAA
- a CDS encoding DNA alkylation repair protein, whose protein sequence is MPEPLKNLLHPALVRAMAEIISANAPSFDRDRFTALATDGIESLELMERAALIRDALFATLPESFPEAAAILAASLPTAGKTGLTGWMLLPVNQFIAARGLGHFDIALDLLKALTPHFTAEFGIRPFIHQNQERALATIIRWVGDANHHVRRLASEGTRPRLPWAMRLPQLIKDPSPIIPILSALMDDPEDYVRRSVANSLNDIAKDHPDLVAAFIAEHIEGASAERRWLLKHASRTLLKKGHAQALANFGFGAAAALECELRLPNPSVLFGEGVDFEIRLRNAGDIAQSLMIDYAIHHVKADGSLSPKVFKWKTVTLEAGEDHALQRRHAMRPITTRRYYPGQHRIVILVNGAETASGHFILSMP, encoded by the coding sequence ATGCCGGAACCACTGAAGAACCTTCTGCATCCAGCGCTCGTGCGCGCGATGGCAGAGATCATCTCGGCCAATGCGCCCTCTTTTGACCGCGACCGCTTCACCGCACTTGCGACTGATGGCATAGAATCGCTGGAGCTCATGGAACGCGCGGCACTGATCCGCGACGCGCTGTTTGCGACCCTACCCGAAAGCTTCCCCGAGGCGGCAGCCATCCTCGCCGCAAGCCTGCCGACCGCAGGCAAAACCGGGCTGACAGGCTGGATGCTTCTGCCCGTCAACCAGTTCATCGCCGCGCGCGGCCTTGGGCATTTCGATATCGCGCTTGATCTCCTCAAAGCGCTGACGCCGCATTTCACGGCGGAGTTCGGCATCCGTCCGTTCATCCATCAGAACCAGGAGCGCGCGCTGGCGACGATCATCCGCTGGGTCGGTGACGCCAACCACCATGTGCGCAGGCTCGCGAGCGAGGGCACGCGCCCGCGCCTGCCCTGGGCGATGCGCCTGCCGCAATTGATCAAGGACCCCTCGCCGATAATCCCGATCCTCTCCGCGCTGATGGACGATCCCGAAGATTATGTCCGCCGCTCCGTCGCAAACAGCCTGAACGACATCGCCAAGGATCATCCCGATCTCGTCGCGGCCTTTATCGCCGAGCATATCGAGGGCGCCTCGGCCGAGCGCCGTTGGCTGCTGAAGCACGCTTCACGCACGCTGCTGAAGAAGGGCCATGCCCAGGCGCTTGCCAATTTCGGCTTCGGCGCGGCAGCCGCTCTGGAATGCGAATTGCGGCTGCCAAATCCATCGGTGCTTTTCGGCGAAGGCGTGGATTTCGAAATCCGCCTGCGCAATGCAGGCGATATCGCGCAATCCCTGATGATCGACTATGCCATCCATCACGTGAAGGCCGACGGCTCGCTCTCTCCCAAGGTTTTCAAATGGAAGACCGTCACGCTGGAAGCGGGCGAAGACCATGCCCTGCAGCGCCGACACGCCATGCGGCCGATCACCACGCGGCGCTATTATCCCGGCCAACATCGCATCGTCATTCTCGTCAATGGCGCCGAAACGGCCTCGGGTCATTTCATCCTCTCCATGCCCTGA